The Azospirillum baldaniorum genome window below encodes:
- a CDS encoding PAS domain S-box protein, whose translation MTDRAAGIEALRAIEADIGRLQAEAATLRARLGLPHGIPAPSEADQAPAVVQSASEHAIVTTDLEGRITGWNPGAANSLGWSAEEALGQDAGTLFFTAEDRAAGQPEREMTLARTQGHATDERWRTRKDGRFFAQGEMTPLLNIRGEHIGYVKVFRDRTGQRLAEDAASAAATELRLLADALPLLVAIVGPDHRYRFANRFYEAWFGVPRERLVGMHARDLIGEAAYQARFAQMERAFGGEVVEYEGFLPNRDGERRDCHIHYLPRRTADGAVDGIYVQVMDITERKRAEEARRRADERIRLALDADAVLGTWVWDLVEDRFTGDARFARTFSLDPAAMERGLRLADVVRSIHPDDEPRVQELIARALRDGGPYSAEYRVRQFDGAYRWIEANGHVTQDDAGRPLRFPGVLLNIHRRKINEGYQAALLQLGDRLRLLDESAGIAAAAAEIAGRTMELLRTGYGTTDPSRSAMTVERDWCRSPEVVSTAGRHRFADYSSCIENLKRGEVVAIADITADPRTAGNCGTFLALGVRALLNVPLMEEGGLTGVFFLHHDSPRVWSEEEIAFVRGVTDRTWAAMSKAEAAQALRRLNDTLEQRIDAAIAERDQLWHSSRDLIVITDRTGCVTLTNPAWNRAFGHPEGMTARVPLTDFVHPDDHGVFRRVHATMGIGETVTNVEVRMRAADGAERLIDWSVAALEGGFSATGRDVTEQRRVEEQLHQSQKMEAVGQLTGGMAHDFNNLLQAMSGCLHLIERRAGEVAGVRKILDAGRQAVDRGASLIRQLMAFSRRQSLQPEAFDVRDRLLGMRVFLDRALRADIQLEFDLEDGLWPAMADPVQFELAVLNLATNSRDAIPAAGRVVIGAGNLPLSGEHGLHGDFVRVWVQDSGHGIAPESLGRVFEPFFTTKAVGQGTGLGLAQVYGFCRQSGGTATVESTVGKGTTVALLLPRAEAVQAEDRTTRRSMVDGGGARILLVEDDPVVAPVITAALENLGYRVTRAANGEEALRRLQAGEETDLLFSDVVMPGDVDGIALARVARALLPDLSVVLTTGYSENQAGLEGLPVLPKPYRIEDLATVFREELNRRKGPQPPPR comes from the coding sequence GTGACGGATCGGGCGGCGGGCATCGAAGCCCTGAGAGCCATCGAGGCGGACATCGGGCGTTTGCAGGCCGAAGCCGCGACGTTGCGCGCGCGGCTGGGGCTGCCCCACGGCATCCCCGCGCCATCCGAAGCGGATCAGGCGCCTGCCGTCGTGCAGAGCGCCAGCGAGCATGCCATCGTCACGACCGATCTGGAGGGCCGCATCACCGGCTGGAATCCCGGTGCGGCCAACAGTCTGGGCTGGAGCGCGGAGGAGGCGCTCGGCCAGGACGCCGGCACGCTGTTCTTCACCGCCGAGGACCGGGCCGCCGGCCAGCCCGAACGCGAAATGACCTTGGCGCGCACCCAAGGCCACGCCACCGACGAGCGATGGCGCACGCGCAAGGATGGCCGCTTTTTCGCGCAGGGAGAGATGACGCCCCTGCTCAACATCCGGGGCGAGCACATCGGCTATGTGAAGGTGTTCCGTGACCGCACCGGCCAGCGGCTTGCCGAGGACGCGGCCAGCGCGGCGGCCACCGAATTGCGCCTGCTCGCCGACGCCCTGCCCCTTCTGGTTGCCATCGTCGGTCCCGACCACCGCTATCGCTTCGCCAACCGCTTCTACGAGGCGTGGTTCGGCGTGCCGCGTGAGCGTCTGGTCGGCATGCACGCGCGCGATCTGATCGGCGAGGCCGCCTATCAGGCCCGCTTCGCCCAGATGGAGCGCGCGTTCGGCGGCGAGGTGGTCGAGTATGAGGGCTTTCTGCCGAACCGGGACGGGGAGCGGCGGGACTGCCACATCCACTACCTGCCGCGGCGCACCGCCGACGGCGCCGTCGACGGCATCTATGTCCAGGTCATGGACATCACCGAACGCAAACGGGCGGAGGAGGCGAGGCGGCGGGCGGACGAGCGCATCCGGCTCGCTCTCGACGCCGACGCGGTCCTCGGCACCTGGGTGTGGGATCTGGTGGAGGATCGTTTCACCGGCGACGCCCGCTTCGCCCGCACCTTTTCCCTCGACCCGGCGGCGATGGAGCGCGGCCTGCGGCTCGCCGACGTCGTTCGATCGATCCATCCCGACGACGAACCCCGGGTCCAGGAGCTGATCGCCCGGGCGTTGCGCGACGGAGGGCCTTACAGCGCGGAATACCGCGTGCGCCAGTTCGACGGCGCCTATCGATGGATCGAGGCCAACGGTCACGTCACCCAGGACGACGCGGGTCGCCCCCTGCGCTTTCCCGGAGTCCTGCTGAACATCCACAGGCGCAAGATCAACGAGGGTTATCAGGCCGCTCTTCTCCAACTCGGCGACCGCCTGCGCCTGCTCGACGAGTCGGCCGGCATCGCCGCCGCCGCCGCCGAAATCGCCGGCCGGACGATGGAGTTGCTGCGCACCGGCTATGGGACCACCGACCCGTCCCGTTCCGCGATGACGGTCGAGCGCGACTGGTGCCGCTCTCCGGAGGTCGTGAGCACGGCCGGCCGCCACCGCTTCGCCGATTACAGCTCCTGCATCGAGAATCTGAAGCGTGGAGAGGTCGTCGCCATCGCCGACATCACCGCCGACCCGCGCACCGCCGGCAACTGCGGCACCTTTCTGGCGCTTGGCGTCCGCGCCCTGCTGAACGTGCCGCTGATGGAGGAAGGCGGGCTGACGGGTGTCTTCTTCCTCCATCACGATTCGCCGCGTGTGTGGAGCGAGGAGGAGATCGCCTTCGTGCGCGGGGTGACGGACCGCACCTGGGCCGCGATGAGCAAGGCCGAGGCCGCCCAGGCGCTGCGGCGGCTGAACGACACGCTGGAGCAGCGCATCGATGCCGCCATCGCCGAACGCGACCAGCTGTGGCACAGCTCCCGCGATCTTATCGTGATCACCGATCGAACGGGATGCGTCACGCTGACCAACCCGGCCTGGAACCGGGCCTTCGGCCATCCCGAGGGCATGACGGCCCGTGTCCCTCTTACCGATTTCGTCCATCCCGACGACCACGGCGTGTTCCGGCGCGTGCACGCGACGATGGGCATCGGCGAGACCGTCACGAACGTCGAGGTGCGGATGCGCGCCGCCGACGGCGCCGAGCGGCTGATCGACTGGTCGGTGGCGGCGCTGGAAGGTGGCTTTTCGGCGACGGGACGCGACGTGACCGAACAGCGCCGTGTCGAGGAGCAGCTTCACCAGTCGCAGAAGATGGAAGCGGTCGGACAGTTGACCGGCGGCATGGCGCACGATTTCAACAATCTGCTGCAGGCGATGTCGGGCTGCCTCCACCTGATCGAGCGGCGCGCCGGCGAGGTCGCCGGGGTCCGGAAGATCCTCGACGCCGGCCGGCAGGCGGTCGACCGCGGGGCCAGCCTGATCCGCCAGCTGATGGCCTTCTCGCGCCGCCAGAGCCTGCAGCCGGAAGCCTTCGACGTGCGCGACCGGCTGCTCGGCATGCGCGTTTTCCTGGACCGCGCGCTGCGCGCCGACATCCAGCTGGAATTCGACCTGGAGGATGGATTGTGGCCGGCCATGGCCGACCCGGTGCAGTTCGAGCTGGCGGTGCTGAACCTCGCGACCAATTCGCGCGACGCCATTCCGGCGGCCGGACGGGTGGTGATCGGCGCCGGCAACCTCCCGCTCTCGGGCGAGCATGGCCTGCATGGGGACTTTGTGCGGGTGTGGGTCCAGGACAGCGGCCATGGCATCGCGCCGGAGTCGCTCGGGCGCGTGTTCGAACCCTTCTTCACGACCAAGGCGGTGGGCCAGGGCACCGGGCTCGGCCTGGCCCAGGTCTACGGCTTCTGCCGGCAGTCGGGCGGGACCGCCACGGTGGAGAGCACTGTGGGAAAGGGCACCACGGTGGCCTTGCTGCTGCCGCGCGCCGAGGCGGTTCAGGCGGAGGACAGGACGACACGGCGGTCCATGGTGGACGGGGGCGGCGCCCGCATCCTGCTGGTCGAGGACGATCCCGTTGTGGCTCCGGTCATCACGGCCGCGCTGGAGAATCTGGGCTACCGGGTCACGCGCGCCGCCAACGGGGAGGAGGCCTTGCGCCGCTTGCAGGCGGGGGAGGAGACGGATCTTCTGTTCAGCGACGTGGTGATGCCGGGCGACGTCGACGGCATCGCCTTGGCGCGCGTGGCGCGTGCCCTGCTGCCTGACCTGTCGGTGGTTCTGACCACCGGCTACAGCGAGAACCAAGCCGGGCTGGAGGGCCTGCCGGTGTTGCCCAAGCCCTACCGGATCGAGGATCTGGCGACGGTCTTCCGGGAGGAGCTGAACCGCCGGAAGGGACCGCAACCACCGCCGCGGTAG
- a CDS encoding patatin-like phospholipase family protein, whose protein sequence is MLVLGGGNALGAYHAGAYEQLHSRDVQPDWIIGASIGAITGAILAGNPPERRLERLRQFWREATLHTSGLLPHSHAKARQVYNGAHAVMATLFGRPSIFRHRFPGLWSVLPWVPNDVALYDQSPLRDTLERLIDFDLLNRAEVRFSAGCIDIETGDEVYFDSSRDEIRPEHIMASAAITPAFPPVEIDGRLFCDPGYTNNLPLDLPFMEPLDQDILCFAVELFSLRSARPASLDAILERTNDLLFASHARRSVQALQREFALRERIEPEGAAATLIHMAYQAASHELAAKGFDFSPSSIADRWAAGRRDMDSGLALLAGARKDARRFRYAAVASEAALAAAEGGAAEGGAAEGGAAP, encoded by the coding sequence GTGCTCGTCCTGGGCGGTGGCAACGCGCTCGGTGCCTATCACGCCGGAGCCTACGAACAGCTGCACAGCCGTGACGTCCAGCCGGACTGGATCATCGGCGCCTCCATCGGCGCGATCACCGGAGCGATCCTGGCCGGGAATCCCCCCGAGCGGCGCCTCGAACGCCTTCGCCAGTTCTGGCGGGAGGCGACCCTCCACACCTCCGGGCTGCTGCCCCACAGCCATGCGAAAGCCCGGCAGGTCTACAACGGCGCCCATGCCGTCATGGCCACGCTCTTCGGACGGCCGAGCATCTTCCGGCACCGCTTCCCCGGCTTGTGGTCGGTGCTCCCCTGGGTGCCCAACGACGTGGCGCTCTACGATCAGTCGCCGTTGCGGGACACCCTTGAACGCCTGATCGACTTCGACCTGCTCAACCGCGCCGAGGTCCGCTTTTCCGCCGGCTGCATCGACATCGAAACCGGAGACGAGGTTTACTTCGACAGCAGCCGGGACGAGATCCGGCCCGAACACATCATGGCGAGCGCCGCCATCACCCCGGCCTTTCCGCCGGTGGAGATCGATGGCCGCCTGTTCTGCGATCCCGGCTACACCAACAATCTGCCGCTCGACCTGCCCTTCATGGAACCGCTCGACCAGGACATCCTCTGCTTCGCGGTCGAGCTTTTCAGCTTGCGCAGCGCCCGGCCGGCCTCGCTGGACGCCATTCTGGAGCGCACCAACGACCTGCTGTTCGCCAGCCACGCCCGCCGGAGCGTGCAGGCGCTGCAGCGGGAGTTCGCCTTGCGCGAGAGGATCGAGCCGGAGGGAGCGGCCGCCACGCTGATCCACATGGCCTATCAGGCGGCGAGCCACGAGCTTGCGGCCAAGGGTTTCGACTTCTCGCCATCGTCCATCGCGGACCGCTGGGCCGCTGGCCGGCGGGATATGGACAGCGGCTTGGCCCTGCTGGCCGGCGCCAGGAAAGACGCCCGCCGCTTCCGGTACGCCGCGGTGGCCTCGGAGGCGGCGCTCGCCGCAGCGGAAGGCGGTGCAGCGGAAGGCGGCGCGGCGGAAGGCGGCGCGGCGCCCTGA
- a CDS encoding TRAP transporter substrate-binding protein, translating into MNVDKFSIILTVAVAALFAAAPAKAQTAERTMRLSAAVAQDHPFAAGVSALTACAAEKSGGKMKIQSFWNAALGSDMQAVQLVRGGSLDMVVASTSPLASLVPAMGVFDLPFLFENETEADRILDGAVGQQLSEKLQGVGLVNLAYWENGFRNLTNSRRPIQKWEDLGGTKIRVMQNPVFMDTFSTLGANAVPMAFSELFTALETRAVDGQENPYANIETGKFYEAQKYLSVTNHAYTPAVILYSKKIWDGLSSAERDVLQSCAAVARTEERRVNREQSEKSLARLKDLGMQVNELSAEERKRMLQKVAPVYEKHAATIGAETMTLLQSELGQLRKANP; encoded by the coding sequence ATGAACGTCGATAAATTCTCCATCATCCTGACGGTTGCCGTGGCGGCGCTGTTCGCCGCGGCCCCGGCCAAGGCGCAGACCGCGGAGCGCACCATGCGCCTCTCGGCCGCCGTCGCTCAGGACCACCCCTTCGCCGCCGGGGTTTCGGCGCTGACCGCCTGCGCGGCCGAGAAGTCCGGCGGCAAGATGAAGATCCAGAGCTTCTGGAACGCCGCGCTGGGCAGCGACATGCAGGCCGTGCAGCTCGTGCGCGGCGGCTCTCTGGACATGGTGGTGGCCTCCACCTCGCCGCTCGCCTCGCTGGTGCCGGCCATGGGCGTCTTCGACCTGCCCTTCCTGTTCGAGAACGAGACGGAGGCCGACCGCATCCTCGACGGCGCCGTCGGCCAGCAGCTGTCCGAAAAGCTCCAGGGCGTCGGGCTGGTCAATCTCGCTTATTGGGAGAACGGGTTCCGCAACCTCACCAACTCCCGCCGGCCCATCCAGAAATGGGAGGATCTGGGCGGCACCAAGATCCGCGTGATGCAGAATCCGGTGTTCATGGACACCTTCTCCACGCTGGGCGCCAACGCCGTCCCCATGGCCTTCAGCGAGCTGTTCACGGCGCTGGAGACCCGCGCGGTCGACGGGCAGGAGAACCCCTACGCCAACATCGAGACCGGCAAGTTCTACGAGGCGCAGAAGTACCTGTCGGTCACCAACCACGCCTACACGCCGGCGGTGATCCTCTACTCCAAGAAGATCTGGGACGGCCTGTCGTCGGCCGAGCGGGACGTGCTCCAGTCCTGCGCCGCGGTGGCCCGCACCGAGGAACGCCGGGTGAACCGCGAGCAGTCGGAGAAGTCGCTGGCCCGCCTGAAGGACCTCGGCATGCAGGTGAACGAGCTGTCCGCCGAGGAGCGCAAGCGCATGCTCCAGAAGGTGGCGCCGGTCTACGAGAAGCACGCCGCGACCATCGGCGCCGAGACGATGACCCTGCTGCAATCCGAACTCGGCCAGCTCCGCAAGGCCAACCCGTAA
- a CDS encoding mandelate racemase/muconate lactonizing enzyme family protein produces MLIKKIDTFVLKTPLNAKTFYSSQAAFPERNSLLVRITTDDGLVGWGEGGQYGPAEPPESCIIDVLAPRLIGRRADQPVRVFEDLYSFCRDFGQKGTYIEALSAIDIALWDLWGKSLNRPVHALMGGAFRDKVAAYGTGCYYPDYFRDTPRMMAALAEEAQRYREAGLPAIKIKIGLLPIAQDIERVALVRDVLGPDTLIMVDANHAYNTAGAIRIGRALERFDVRWFEEPVPPEDRQGYRRVRDSIDVPIAGGECEYTRYGFRELLAGGCIDIAQPDLCCAGGFTEWQKILALTTAHGVMTVPHIWGSGIALAAALQALATAPLVPYTALGVPLQNEPMVEFDRTHNPLRDDLLIDNFTLVDGCLALPGGAGLGVEVDPDQLARYTVRSRSA; encoded by the coding sequence ATGCTCATCAAAAAGATCGACACCTTCGTCCTGAAGACTCCGCTGAACGCGAAGACCTTCTATTCCTCCCAGGCGGCTTTCCCGGAGCGCAACAGCCTGCTGGTCCGCATCACCACCGACGACGGTCTGGTCGGCTGGGGCGAAGGCGGGCAGTACGGCCCGGCGGAGCCGCCGGAAAGCTGCATCATCGACGTGCTGGCCCCCCGGCTGATCGGCCGCCGCGCCGACCAGCCGGTGCGGGTCTTCGAGGATCTCTATTCCTTCTGCCGCGACTTCGGCCAGAAGGGCACCTACATCGAGGCGCTGAGCGCCATCGACATCGCGCTGTGGGACCTGTGGGGCAAGTCGCTGAACCGGCCGGTGCACGCGCTGATGGGCGGCGCCTTCCGCGACAAGGTCGCGGCCTACGGCACCGGCTGCTACTACCCGGACTATTTCCGCGACACGCCGCGCATGATGGCGGCGCTGGCCGAGGAGGCGCAGCGCTACCGCGAGGCCGGGCTGCCGGCGATCAAGATCAAGATCGGCCTGCTGCCGATCGCCCAGGACATCGAGCGGGTGGCGCTGGTCCGCGACGTGCTGGGACCCGATACCCTGATCATGGTCGACGCCAACCACGCCTACAACACGGCGGGCGCCATCCGGATCGGGCGGGCGCTTGAGCGGTTCGACGTCCGCTGGTTCGAGGAGCCGGTGCCGCCGGAAGACCGCCAGGGCTACCGCCGCGTGCGCGATTCCATCGACGTGCCCATCGCGGGCGGCGAGTGCGAATACACCCGCTACGGCTTCCGCGAACTGCTGGCCGGGGGCTGCATCGACATCGCCCAGCCGGACCTGTGCTGCGCCGGCGGCTTCACCGAGTGGCAGAAGATCCTGGCGCTGACCACCGCCCACGGCGTGATGACCGTCCCGCACATCTGGGGGTCCGGTATCGCGCTCGCCGCGGCGCTCCAGGCGCTGGCGACGGCGCCCCTGGTTCCCTACACGGCGCTCGGCGTGCCGTTGCAGAACGAGCCGATGGTGGAGTTCGACCGCACCCACAACCCGCTGCGCGACGACCTGCTGATCGACAATTTCACGCTGGTGGACGGGTGCCTCGCCCTGCCCGGCGGGGCGGGGCTGGGTGTGGAGGTCGATCCCGACCAGCTCGCCCGCTACACCGTGCGGTCGCGCAGCGCGTGA
- a CDS encoding TRAP transporter small permease, producing the protein MWNGTLFFRILDGILVVCIAAMLVMVFGNVVLRAVFNSGIDVSEELPRFLFVWMTFIGAVIGFREGAHFGVDALVRLLPRAGKKVCWAINQVIMLVCCAVIVQGTLLQHDLNATNHAPVTGLSMIWVFGVTYLTGGVIGLMCIVNLVRLALGKVGDDELIQVEEEGMGEVDPNRLKGPGPLASPNTLKETAP; encoded by the coding sequence ATGTGGAACGGCACCCTCTTCTTCAGAATCCTCGACGGCATCCTGGTGGTGTGCATCGCCGCGATGCTGGTCATGGTGTTCGGCAACGTCGTGCTGCGCGCCGTCTTCAACAGCGGCATCGACGTGTCGGAGGAGCTTCCGCGCTTCCTGTTCGTGTGGATGACCTTCATCGGCGCCGTGATCGGCTTCCGTGAAGGGGCGCATTTCGGCGTGGACGCGCTGGTCCGTCTGCTGCCGCGCGCCGGCAAGAAGGTCTGCTGGGCGATCAATCAGGTCATCATGCTGGTCTGCTGCGCGGTCATCGTCCAGGGCACGCTGCTCCAGCACGATCTGAACGCGACGAACCACGCCCCGGTGACCGGCCTGTCGATGATCTGGGTCTTCGGCGTCACCTATCTGACCGGCGGGGTGATCGGGCTGATGTGCATCGTGAACCTCGTCCGGCTGGCGCTCGGCAAGGTCGGCGACGACGAGCTGATCCAGGTCGAGGAGGAGGGCATGGGTGAGGTGGACCCGAACCGGCTGAAAGGCCCAGGCCCGCTCGCGAGCCCAAACACGCTGAAGGAAACGGCGCCGTGA
- a CDS encoding TRAP transporter large permease translates to MTIVIFVGSLLGAMALGLPIAFALIVSGLALMAFMGMLDPQIVVQSMWDGANSFPLLAVPFFMLAGEFMNAGGMSRRIIAMAMAWVGHLRGGLGFVAVFAAILMASLSGSAVADTAALASILLPMMRQAGYDIHRSGGLIAAGGIIAPVIPPSIGMILYGVAGQVSITKLFLAGIVPGIMMGVALLITWWWLARREILTTPPKVPLRERLRLTADAFWAMLLPVVIIGGLKTGVFTPTEAAVVAAVYAMFVGLVIYRELRIADLYGLMLSAAKTTAVVMFLVAAAGISAWLITASNIPAQLADLLAPVMDNRLLLMLALMVIVLIVGTALDFAPTILLMVPVLMPIIKQAGIDPVYFGVLFIMNNAIGLITPPVGTVLNVVCGVGRMSMSNLMKGVGPFLLAQTAVLFLLVLFPELVMAPLAWFTAR, encoded by the coding sequence GTGACCATTGTCATCTTCGTCGGCAGCCTGCTGGGCGCGATGGCGCTGGGGCTGCCCATCGCCTTCGCGCTGATCGTCTCCGGCCTCGCTCTGATGGCCTTCATGGGGATGCTCGACCCCCAGATCGTCGTTCAGAGCATGTGGGACGGCGCCAACAGCTTCCCGCTGCTCGCCGTGCCCTTCTTCATGCTGGCCGGCGAGTTCATGAACGCCGGCGGCATGTCGCGGCGCATCATCGCCATGGCGATGGCCTGGGTCGGCCACCTGCGCGGCGGGCTGGGATTCGTCGCGGTGTTCGCGGCGATCCTGATGGCCTCGCTCTCCGGCTCGGCGGTGGCGGACACGGCGGCCCTGGCGTCCATCCTGCTGCCGATGATGCGGCAGGCGGGCTACGACATCCACCGCTCCGGCGGGCTGATCGCGGCGGGCGGCATCATCGCGCCGGTCATTCCGCCGTCGATCGGCATGATCCTGTACGGCGTCGCCGGGCAGGTCTCGATCACCAAGCTGTTCCTGGCCGGCATCGTGCCGGGAATCATGATGGGTGTGGCGCTTCTGATCACCTGGTGGTGGCTGGCCCGCCGCGAGATCCTGACCACGCCGCCCAAGGTGCCGCTGCGCGAGCGGCTGCGGCTGACCGCCGACGCCTTCTGGGCGATGCTGCTTCCGGTGGTCATCATCGGCGGGCTGAAGACCGGCGTCTTCACGCCGACCGAAGCGGCGGTGGTCGCCGCGGTCTACGCCATGTTCGTCGGGCTGGTCATCTACCGCGAGCTGAGGATCGCCGACCTGTACGGGCTGATGCTGTCGGCGGCGAAGACGACGGCGGTGGTGATGTTCCTGGTGGCGGCGGCGGGCATCTCCGCCTGGCTGATCACCGCGTCCAACATCCCGGCCCAGCTCGCCGATCTGCTGGCCCCGGTGATGGACAACCGGCTGCTGCTGATGCTCGCGCTGATGGTCATCGTTCTGATCGTCGGCACCGCGCTGGACTTCGCGCCGACCATCCTGCTGATGGTCCCGGTGCTGATGCCGATCATCAAGCAGGCCGGCATCGACCCGGTCTATTTCGGTGTCCTCTTCATCATGAACAACGCCATCGGCCTGATCACCCCGCCGGTCGGCACGGTGCTGAACGTGGTCTGCGGCGTCGGACGCATGTCGATGTCGAACCTGATGAAGGGCGTCGGCCCCTTCCTGCTGGCGCAGACCGCCGTGCTGTTCCTGCTGGTGCTGTTCCCGGAGCTGGTGATGGCGCCGCTGGCCTGGTTCACGGCGCGGTGA
- a CDS encoding GntR family transcriptional regulator, with translation MLDGSGPLDTASIGEQVTERLRSEIISGRLAPGSRLMLDQYKALWNISITPLRDAAKRLEADGLVHIYPRRGIFVAEIDRNALMEVFQLRIALEPLVTELATPHAPEAEVEAMTEAYIAAGRPAPEEERQARLQEVDEVIHDFVLAHCPNQRLARIMATLRDSVAWCRNAVIEKVPNAFDPSLEEHIAICKALRAKDAEAAAAAMRDHLIATRDRTLKAMEGRP, from the coding sequence ATGCTCGACGGCAGCGGTCCCCTCGACACGGCCTCCATCGGCGAGCAGGTCACCGAGCGGTTGAGGAGCGAGATCATCTCCGGCCGGCTGGCGCCGGGGTCGCGGCTGATGCTGGACCAATACAAGGCCCTGTGGAACATCAGCATCACGCCGCTGCGCGACGCCGCCAAGCGGCTGGAGGCGGACGGGCTGGTCCACATCTACCCGCGGCGCGGCATCTTCGTGGCGGAGATCGACCGCAACGCCCTGATGGAGGTGTTCCAGCTCCGCATCGCCCTGGAGCCGCTGGTGACGGAGCTGGCCACCCCCCACGCTCCGGAGGCGGAGGTGGAGGCGATGACCGAAGCCTACATCGCCGCCGGCCGGCCCGCCCCGGAGGAGGAGCGGCAGGCCCGCCTGCAGGAGGTGGACGAGGTCATCCACGACTTCGTGCTCGCCCACTGCCCGAACCAGCGGCTGGCCCGCATCATGGCGACGCTGCGGGATTCGGTGGCTTGGTGCCGGAACGCGGTGATCGAGAAGGTGCCGAACGCCTTCGACCCCTCGCTGGAGGAACACATCGCCATCTGCAAAGCGCTGCGCGCCAAGGACGCCGAGGCCGCGGCGGCGGCGATGCGCGACCACCTGATCGCCACCCGCGACCGCACGTTGAAAGCCATGGAGGGTCGCCCATAG
- a CDS encoding RNA polymerase sigma factor has translation MVDAAKPTLDAVFIGHRGALVRLLSRMVGSAATAEDLAQEAYLKVRAAERDRPVEYPAPFLFQTARNLALDHLRRERRNAVVVTQDITAEGMEAVAAPLPSPETEAGDRQRLARMETALAALSERQRRILLLNRMEGLSHAQIAERLDVSVSTVQKDLKTALLACLEIFARLDREGRPVREGLRVSAGSNVLQGERP, from the coding sequence ATGGTTGACGCCGCCAAGCCGACGCTCGACGCCGTTTTCATCGGACACCGGGGGGCGCTTGTCCGGCTGTTGTCCCGCATGGTCGGCAGCGCCGCCACCGCCGAGGATCTGGCACAGGAGGCCTATCTCAAGGTGCGGGCGGCGGAACGCGACCGGCCGGTGGAGTATCCGGCGCCCTTCCTGTTCCAGACGGCGCGCAATCTGGCCCTCGACCATTTGCGGCGGGAGCGCCGGAACGCCGTCGTCGTGACTCAGGACATCACCGCCGAAGGCATGGAGGCGGTCGCCGCCCCCCTGCCCTCCCCGGAAACCGAGGCCGGCGACCGCCAGCGGCTGGCCCGCATGGAGACCGCGTTGGCGGCTTTGAGCGAGCGGCAGCGCCGCATCCTTCTGCTGAACCGGATGGAGGGTTTGTCCCACGCGCAGATCGCCGAACGGCTCGACGTCTCGGTCAGCACGGTGCAGAAGGACCTGAAGACCGCCCTGCTCGCGTGCCTGGAGATTTTTGCCCGGCTTGATCGTGAAGGCCGGCCTGTTCGTGAAGGGTTGCGGGTTTCCGCCGGCTCGAACGTCTTACAAGGTGAAAGACCGTGA
- a CDS encoding FecR family protein, which translates to MPDDTDPSLPLEQALDWFIRLQAEDADEECRQACAAWCTADPRNARAWDLAQAMWVSPLLTDALAATATPDVAPEPHAPAPKPPETARWPTAGAPARDRTRSRARPSHPVRRRTMAWAAAVMVAVGLGWAADLPLRLQADHRTATGVQERVMLADGSQVLMDTGTALATDIVGSERRTRLLRGAAFFEVTPDPARPFRVSAGSAVVTVVGTAFAVRYLDDRVTVTVRHGTVDVARPDGPAVRLRAGEEVVVTASGVGAGHPADLSAALGWVDGRLVFEDRPLREVLEELDRYYPGLIVVPDSLADRRITGNYRLDDPVRTATALAGLVRAETLRLSDALLILRPRP; encoded by the coding sequence ATGCCTGACGACACCGACCCTTCCCTGCCGCTGGAGCAGGCGCTCGACTGGTTCATCCGTCTGCAGGCGGAGGACGCGGACGAGGAGTGCCGCCAAGCCTGCGCCGCCTGGTGCACCGCCGACCCCCGCAACGCCCGCGCCTGGGACCTGGCGCAGGCCATGTGGGTCTCGCCCCTCCTGACCGACGCGCTGGCGGCAACCGCAACTCCGGACGTCGCGCCGGAACCCCACGCACCGGCGCCCAAACCGCCGGAAACAGCCCGGTGGCCCACCGCCGGAGCGCCAGCCCGCGACCGAACGCGATCGCGCGCCCGGCCCAGCCATCCGGTGCGACGTCGCACAATGGCGTGGGCGGCGGCGGTGATGGTGGCGGTCGGGCTGGGTTGGGCCGCCGACCTGCCGCTGCGCCTGCAGGCTGACCATCGCACCGCGACCGGCGTTCAGGAGCGTGTGATGCTGGCCGACGGATCGCAGGTGCTGATGGACACCGGGACGGCGCTGGCCACCGACATCGTGGGCAGCGAGCGGCGGACCCGGTTGCTGCGCGGGGCCGCCTTCTTCGAGGTGACGCCCGACCCCGCCCGCCCCTTCCGGGTTTCCGCCGGTTCCGCCGTCGTGACCGTGGTCGGCACCGCCTTCGCCGTCCGTTATCTGGACGACCGGGTGACGGTGACGGTGCGCCACGGCACCGTGGACGTGGCGCGTCCCGACGGTCCCGCCGTCCGCCTGCGCGCGGGCGAGGAGGTGGTGGTCACCGCGTCGGGCGTCGGCGCGGGGCACCCCGCCGACCTCTCCGCGGCGCTCGGCTGGGTCGATGGCCGGCTGGTCTTCGAGGACCGCCCCCTGCGCGAGGTTCTGGAAGAGCTGGACCGCTATTATCCGGGCCTGATCGTGGTCCCCGATTCCCTTGCCGACCGGCGGATCACCGGGAATTACCGGCTGGACGACCCGGTGCGGACGGCGACGGCCCTGGCCGGGCTGGTGCGGGCCGAGACCTTGCGGCTGTCCGACGCCCTGCTGATCCTACGCCCGCGCCCCTGA